The Amphiprion ocellaris isolate individual 3 ecotype Okinawa chromosome 6, ASM2253959v1, whole genome shotgun sequence genome contains a region encoding:
- the rtn4r gene encoding reticulon-4 receptor, protein MKTVLIDGGRLLFLVMWLNLVPQTYSCPAKCVCYSEPRPTVACQQQGLFSIPTEIPVRSQRIFLQSNKLTVVRSTSFSSCHNLTVLWLYSNNISYIEAGAFYGLEKLEELDIGDNSNLRTISPTAFRGLTKLHTLHLHRCGLSELPVGVFRGMFSLQYLYLQDNNILTLHDDTFLDLANLTYLYLHNNKIKIVTDNMFRGLINLDRLLLHQNRVIYVQPRAFNDLGKLKSLFLFFNNLTVLTGETMDPLVTLQYLRLNGNQWICDCRARTLWDWFKRFKGSSSELECNVPEFLAGKDLKRLKSEDLEGCVETPQIQTNLFNSKSHSGKFPSTESPLGDTIPRCCLGDNDKSSILSGKSRQITNNPLKEKENMSKTKYKEPERTKNETQNKQNDGPLGTLSNTLDKSLENLNPELIDTLESSTASNKKKKKCSKKPKSDAHCIKGRGSTLQVLRSLFIPMIWISLAMS, encoded by the coding sequence GGGGGCGACTCCTTTTTCTGGTGATGTGGCTGAACCTTGTGCCTCAAACTTACAGCTGCCCTGCCAAGTGTGTGTGCTACAGTGAGCCCAGGCCCACCGTGGCCTGCCAACAACAAGGACTGTTTTCCATCCCTACTGAGATCCCAGTGCGGAGCCAACGGATATTCCTCCAGAGCAACAAGCTGACAGTGGTGAGGTCCACCAGCTTCAGTTCTTGCCACAATCTTACTGTTCTCTGGCTCTACTCCAACAACATCAGCTACATCGAAGCTGGAGCTTTCTATGGGTTGGAAAAACTGGAGGAACTGGACATTGGGGACAACAGCAACCTCCGCACCATTAGCCCAACGGCCTTCCGAGGCCTAACTAAGCTGCACACCCTCCATCTGCACAGGTGTGGCCTGTCAGAGCTCCCGGTCGGGGTTTTCCGAGGAATGTTCTCTTTACAGTATCTttacctgcaggacaataacattCTTACCCTGCATGATGATACTTTTCTGGACCTTGCCAACCTCACCTATCTGTACCTGCATAATAACAAGATCAAGATAGTAACGGACAACATGTTTCGAGGCTTAATCAATCTGGACCGGCTGCTGCTACACCAGAACCGAGTCATCTACGTCCAGCCCAGGGCTTTTAACGACCTTGGTAAGCTGAAGtccttgttcttgttcttcaaCAATCTCACGGTGTTGACGGGGGAGACCATGGACCCATTGGTTACCCTCCAGTATTTGCGTTTAAACGGGAACCAGTGGATCTGTGATTGCCGGGCGAGGACCTTATGGGACTGGTTCAAACGTTTCAAAGGTTCCAGCTCGGAGTTGGAGTGCAACGTTCCTGAGTTTCTGGCAGGAAAGGATCTGAAACGACTGAAAAGTGAAGACTTGGAGGGATGTGTGGAAACACCCCAAATCCAGACCAATCTCTTCAACTCCAAATCACATTCTGGGAAATTTCCTTCCACCGAAAGCCCTCTGGGGGACACCATTCCCAGGTGTTGTCTCGGAGATAATGACAAGTCTTCTATCCTGTCTGGAAAGAGCCGCCAGATCACTAACAACCCCCTCAAGGAAAAGGAGAACATGTCCAAGACTAAATATAAAGAGCCGGAGCGaacaaaaaatgagacccaaaacaaGCAGAATGATGGACCACTGGGAACCTTGTCCAACACCCTGGACAAGTCTTTGGAAAACTTAAACCCTGAGCTTATAGACACTCTGGAATCATCTACAGcatcaaacaaaaagaaaaagaagtgttCCAAAAAGCCCAAATCAGACGCCCACTGCATCAAAGGCCGGGGTTCTACTTTGCAAGTGCTACGCTCTCTCTTCATTCCCATGATCTGGATATCTCTAGCCATGTCTTAG